Part of the Candidatus Cybelea sp. genome is shown below.
GTCGACCACGGCCGTCAGCTCGAACGAAACGACGCCGTGCTGCGCCCTCACGACTGGAATTTCAAATGGCGCCGGCGGCGCCGCAGCCTGCCGGTTACAGCCGCTCGCTACGAGCAAGCCAAGAAAGAGCAACGACGGCGCAGCAAGCCGCACGAACCAATCATTGACCAGCAACCGAAACGCTGGTTTAAGCGCAGCTTATGCCGACGTTAACCTTTACCACGCGGAGGCCGAAACGCGCGCAGCGCACGACGATCGACATCGGTTACTTCGGGCCGTTGGCTCCCATGGCTTTGCTCAGGAGTTCGCAAGCGTTTGCGCCGACCTCCTTCTCGATAAGTTCGTTGAGCAGCGCATTCATACGCAGGATCGTCTCGCGGTTCTTCTCCGGTTCCAGAGCGAGGTTGCGCACTTCTGCCGGATCGTCTTTGAGGTCGTAGAGCACGACGTCGTTGTCTTTGAGGATCTCTTCCAGCGAATGCGGCGTGTTGCAGGCGGCCGGCGCATAGTAGCGGCCAAACTTGTAGCGGCCGTCAAACACCAGCGAGAGCAGCCCGCGTTTGCGAATGTTCGCCTCGGACAGCGGCGGGGACGGTTCGTTTGCGAACTGCGTGTCCATCGTCTTTTTGAGAAAGGCTCCGTCGACCGTCGATGGCCCGACGTAGTTGAAAAGGATGGCCGGGCGGATCTCCCCTACGCCCGCTCTTTCGGGTTCGGCAAGTAATGAGGAGAAGTCGTGCCCGGGCAACGCCTTCACGGCGGCGGGCCGCTCCGAGCTGGGCAGGCCGGTCAGCCCAACGAAGGTCGGCAGCAGATCCAGGTGGCTCGTCAGCGCAGGGCAGGTCGCGCCGGCTTTCGCGCTAGGGTGCGCGACGATCAGCGGTACGTGGACGTTTTCCTCGTAAGCGAACGGCCCTTTACCCTTGAGCCCGCCGTGAGCTCCGCCCATCTCGCCGTGATCCGCGGTGAAGACGACGACCGTATCCCGCCACAGGTCCATCTCGTTCATCACGTCGACGATTTGCTGTATGCCGCGGTCGACGTCCGCAATCGCGTTGAGATAGTAGTTGTAAAAGATCGTCCACATGTCTTTGCGATCGGTTGGGATCACGCCGGACCAGCCGTCCCAGCCCGTTTTGTATTCCGAGAGCGCGTTGGGCATGCCCGGCTTCGCGAGCGATTCGTCGAGGCTCGCCGGAAGCGTGAAGGCCCACTTCTTTTCGTAAATGGAGTTCTGCGGCGGAGGCGGTACGGCCGACGGCACCACCGGAATCTGAACGGGCGGCTGACCCGGAACGTTACCGTCTCCGTACATGATGTCGTGCGGATTGACGAAACTCGCGACCATGAAGAACGGCTGCCCGGTGCTGCGGGAATCGCCTGCGGTTTTGCGCAGGTAGCGTTCGCTTTCGCCGGCGATGAAGAGGTCGTTCTCGTAGCCGCTGTCGGGCGTGCTGCCGATATCGCCGCCCGAACCGAAGGTGTCGAAGCCGTAGTGCTGCGCGGCATCGCTATAGTTGACCGTAGGCTTCGGATTGAGAATGTCCTTGTCCATTTCAAACTTGCCGAAATAGGCAGTCTTATAACCGAGGCCCTTCAACACCGATCCCATATTGGGCATTTCGGGGCTGAGGCTGCGTACGAACGAGAACTGCATCTGATCGATGACGCCGGTGACCTGCGGCGGCTGGCCGGTGAGGAAGGATGCCCTGGATGGCGAGCACTGCGCCGCGGAGATGTAGTGGTTTCCGAAGGTCACCCCGTGGTCCGCGAGCGCCTTC
Proteins encoded:
- a CDS encoding sulfatase-like hydrolase/transferase is translated as MFIIVDQRVEKLLAGSEYSLPAMKALADHGVTFGNHYISAAQCSPSRASFLTGQPPQVTGVIDQMQFSFVRSLSPEMPNMGSVLKGLGYKTAYFGKFEMDKDILNPKPTVNYSDAAQHYGFDTFGSGGDIGSTPDSGYENDLFIAGESERYLRKTAGDSRSTGQPFFMVASFVNPHDIMYGDGNVPGQPPVQIPVVPSAVPPPPQNSIYEKKWAFTLPASLDESLAKPGMPNALSEYKTGWDGWSGVIPTDRKDMWTIFYNYYLNAIADVDRGIQQIVDVMNEMDLWRDTVVVFTADHGEMGGAHGGLKGKGPFAYEENVHVPLIVAHPSAKAGATCPALTSHLDLLPTFVGLTGLPSSERPAAVKALPGHDFSSLLAEPERAGVGEIRPAILFNYVGPSTVDGAFLKKTMDTQFANEPSPPLSEANIRKRGLLSLVFDGRYKFGRYYAPAACNTPHSLEEILKDNDVVLYDLKDDPAEVRNLALEPEKNRETILRMNALLNELIEKEVGANACELLSKAMGANGPK